One region of Magnetococcales bacterium genomic DNA includes:
- a CDS encoding D-alanine--D-alanine ligase yields the protein MEHNHSSPPQGNIAVLMGGRSREREISLKSGRNLVASYQRLGIPVIPIEIDSWKALARTLLERNIQTAVLALHGPGGEDGAVQGLLETLEIPYTGSGIAASAICMDKVLCKRLLRDAGLPTPDWMLARVGGGKIDTIEGQKKPLEAPLFVKPVGSGSSVGVFFLKTLENLEEILFKSAQMGEGGVDASAILVENAVVGAELTLAILDDQPLPVIEVKPEKGFYSYDNKYTAGRTRYLIPPESVGPEVLETVTRLGREAGRTVGCRGLYRVDFMVDHQMRPWILEINTTPGMTATSLAPKAALAAGMDMDTLASRILAGARLDRCCTGC from the coding sequence ATGGAGCACAACCATTCATCCCCGCCCCAGGGCAACATTGCCGTTCTCATGGGAGGCCGTTCCCGGGAACGGGAAATCAGCCTGAAAAGCGGCAGAAATCTGGTCGCCAGTTATCAACGCCTGGGAATTCCGGTCATTCCCATTGAAATCGATTCCTGGAAAGCCTTGGCACGAACACTGCTGGAGAGGAATATTCAAACTGCGGTGTTGGCCCTCCATGGACCTGGCGGCGAGGATGGGGCAGTCCAGGGACTTCTGGAAACCCTGGAAATCCCGTACACCGGTTCGGGAATCGCGGCATCGGCCATCTGCATGGACAAGGTTTTGTGCAAAAGACTGCTGCGCGACGCCGGTCTGCCGACTCCGGACTGGATGCTTGCACGGGTCGGCGGCGGCAAGATCGACACGATCGAAGGGCAGAAAAAACCCCTGGAAGCCCCACTCTTCGTCAAACCGGTCGGATCGGGATCGTCGGTTGGCGTTTTTTTTCTTAAAACACTTGAAAATCTGGAGGAAATACTGTTTAAATCCGCGCAAATGGGAGAAGGTGGCGTGGATGCGTCGGCGATTCTGGTCGAAAACGCGGTGGTTGGCGCCGAATTGACCCTCGCCATCCTCGATGATCAGCCCCTGCCGGTCATCGAGGTCAAACCTGAAAAAGGGTTCTACAGTTACGACAACAAGTACACGGCGGGACGCACCCGTTATCTGATTCCCCCGGAAAGCGTCGGCCCGGAGGTCCTGGAAACGGTGACGCGGTTGGGACGCGAAGCGGGACGGACCGTGGGTTGCCGGGGGTTGTACCGGGTCGATTTCATGGTGGATCACCAAATGCGCCCCTGGATTCTCGAAATCAATACCACTCCGGGCATGACCGCCACCAGTCTTGCCCCCAAAGCGGCCCTGGCCGCGGGAATGGATATGGATACCCTGGCGTCTCGAATCCTCGCCGGTGCCCGGTTGG